The Mangrovivirga cuniculi genomic sequence AAAAATTTATTCGAATGTTTAATTTAAAGAATGCCCGGCTGGACCGGCTTGCAGTTCACAGAGTAGGAAGTAAGACAGATCCGGAGTCTCTTGACCTTTCAAAGGATGAAATCACACCAGATGAAGATATATTAAACCTTCTTAAAAAGTTTTTTCTAAAGCCGTTTAGTGAGGAACGGTTTTTCAGCTTCAAGCATTCTACTGATATCAGTCTCAATGAATGTTATTATTATGTAAAAGAGGTTTTTGCCGATCCGGAAAAATTCTATGATAACAGCTGTAAAATAGCGAGCTTGCTCCACAGTGAATCCAGGCATCCCAATATCAAGACTGGTGAACTCTATGTTTCTTATTTTGACGATGTGAACTTCGGTGAGAATATAACTGAGGCGATCGGAATATTTAAATCAGAATCAAAAGACACCTATCTTAAAGTATATCCAAAAAAGAGTACTTACCAGGTCGATGCTGAAAGAGGGTGAATATCAATAAATTAGATAAGGGCTGCCTGATATTCAATGTTGAGGAAGAAGATGGTTACCGTCTTTTGATCATCGATAAAACCAATAAAGGGGGAGAAGCCCAGTATTGGATGGATGATTTTCTACAGGTAAAAATTCACGAGAATAATTACTATCACACCGAATCTTATCTCGATCTGTGTATGAACTTTGTTGAGGAGGTTTTTCCGGAAGCTGATAAGATCGACAAAATTGGCATGAAGCAAAATGCATCTAACTACTTCAAGGAGAAGGAATCATTTAATGTAAAAGAGTTTGAAGATGAAGTAATGCAGCAGCCGGAGATCATTGACGCCTTCAATGATTATAAGAGTCAGTACCAGGAAACGAAACAAGTAAAAACTTACGATGAGTTTGATATAAACAAATCTGCGGTAAAGAAGAGCAGTAAGTTTATTAAGTCCGTGCTAAAGCTGGATAAGAATTTCCATATCTATGTTCACGGAGACCGTTCAAAAATTGAAAGAGGATATGATGAAGGCAAACAGTTAAATTATTATACTGTTTACTTTGAAGAAGAAAACTAAACCTGATCGGGGAATTAATTTTCCCGATCAAGTTTGTTATCACTTACTTTCTCATTAGGTACTATCCATGGAGCTAACAATGCCATAACAAATAGTACGCCTATAATTCCTAACATTATCATAACTAAAATCTTTTGATGGCAAAAATAGAAATTTAGTTTGGAATTGCTTAAAAATTACTGGTATAAATGTGAGTATGTAAGAAAAAAGGAAAGGTATGGTCTTTTTAATTTTCGTTTTTCGAATTGACCACTTAAATTCGCACAGACAATTAATCTAAAGAAAAAATTATGTTCGTAGATGCACCAATAGAGCCCGGAGCTTCAACTTTTATTTTAGTATTCTGTATTATTATTGGAATAGTGACTGCCTTATCGCTATACGATGCAGATAAGACGAAGTCAAAGAAAGAAAAACCGGAGTAATTTCTCCGGTTTAGGCGAAAAAGCCTTTAACAGATTCTGCGTACTCTTCAATTCTGGATTCGTCTTCCCTACTTTTTTCAAAGCAGAAGTTTGCTGTATACTCCAGTCCTAAAGTTGTAGTAATTTCTTCTTTTTCGATCAGCTCTTTTAATTTTGAAAAGATCCTCTTAACGTTTTCCTTTTCACTCTCATCCCTACATTTAGTTTCAAGGCCATATTCGATTAACGAGCATTTTCTTAGTAGCAATTGCTTGTCTTCTTTTTTCACTAGGTTGGTTTATTAGGTTTGTTGATCGGTTATTCCTGTTGACCTTTTTTGAATGATATACAAGTATACAAAGAAGTTTTAACTCTTGAAAAGGAAATTTTGTAATATTACCATTAGAATTTTCAATATGGGTATAATTTTTGATACCCTCTTTAGTATATTTAGAGGAACCCGATTACAACAAATAATATGAGGCTATTTTTAACTTTTTGCTTAACCATACTTTCATCATTTTTTATCTATTCTCAGGAGATAATTTCAGTTGACACCTTATCAGGTCAGGGTGAGTTAATAGAAGGCAAGAAAATTGGTAAATGGGAATATCAGTCGGAAGACAATAATATAGTTGTTAAAGCAAACTATTCTGATGACGGCAAACGCGATAAAAAATGGAAAGTTTATGCAAATAAGCGATTACGTCTTGCTGTGAATTATGAAAATGGAATTATCCAGGGTAAAGTAATTCAATATTATTCAAATGGTAATATCGATGTTAGCATCGATTATGAGAATGACTCCATCAATGGGACGGTTGTGAGGTACTCACCCTTCGGAGTTCCATTAGTTAAATCTGAATATACTAACAATGTACAAAACGGATCTCATGAAGAATATTATCAAACCGGCCAGTTAAAACTTAAAGGCCAGTTTGAAGACGGTGAAAAGACCGGGGAATTTCTTGAATATGGTCCAGATGGAGTTCTTGTAGCAAAAGTTAATTATAAAGAAGGCCAGCCTCATGGCGAATCAGTTTTTTATTATGAGGATGGAGTGGTAAAGGACGAGAGAAATTACCAGAATGGAGTACCAGCCGGAGCATGGAATGAGTATTATCCAAACGGGGTTTTGGCTTCTGAGTATCATTTTAAAGTCGGCCTGAAAGATTCCATATATCTCGAATATTTTCCTGCCGGCTCAAAAAGAGTCGAAGGGATGTATGAACTGGGTTCAAAAACCGGCACCTGGAATTATTACTTTGAAAATGGTAAAAAATATGCAACCGGTGAATACAGAAACAACTATGAAACTGGCAAATGGAGATATTACTATTTGTCGGGAGGTTTAGAAGAAGAAGGTAAATATGTATTGGGACTTAGGAATGGTCAGTGGTATAGTTTTTATGAATCCGGTAAACTTTATAGTATCGGATATTATATGAATGGAAATCAGGATGGATTGTGGGGATTCTTTCATGAAAATGGTAAATTAATGCAAGAGGAAACCTGGGACGATGGGCTCCTGGTTTCTGTAACTGATTTCTTTACTGCCTCCGGTGATACTTTATCAACGGGAAATTTAAAATATGGAACGGGTGATGTGATCGAATATTCACCTAAAGGTAATATTGCAGGCAAAGGACGTTATGAAAGCGGATTGAGAACTGGCCCCTGGATTTTTTATCATTCTGATGGAGAAACAATAGAAAGCCAGGGTAATTATGAGGAAGGACTCAAGACTGGAGAGTGGAAATTTTATTTCGATAATGGTATACTGGAATCAGAAGGGGAATTTGAAGAAGATGAAAAAACAGGAGTCTGGAATTATTACAATACTAGTGGCAGGTTACTTGAAAAGTTAAATCATTCTGAAAGTAACTCAAATGAATAATGATCGAGATCAAATTTTGCGGTGCTGCAAAAACAGTTACCGGAAGTGCCCATCTCATTACTATCGATAATGAGACCAAAGTTTTATTAGAATGTGGTCTGTATCAGGGATCAGATCCTACCTTTAAAGAGTTTAACGAAGATTGGCAGTTTGATCCCGAATCAATTGACCTTGTGATCCTTTCTCATGCTCACATCGACCATTCCGGTCGAATCCCGAAACTTTATAAAGACGGTTATAAGGGTAATGTTATTTGTACTCACGCTACCCGGGACCTATGTTCAATAATGCTTCTTGATACAGCACACATAAATCAGAGAGAAGTTGAACGAAAAAGAAAAAGAGGACAAAATGTAGAACCTCTGTATACATCAGAAGATGTTTATGAATGCCTTGATGACTTCATCAGTTATCCTTTCAATAAATGGATCGATATACATCCTAAAATAAAACTTCTTTTCAGAGATGCCGGCCACATTTTAGGAAGTGCAAGTGTTACATTAAAAATAACCACTTCGGGGGAGAAAAGGTATTAGGCTTTTCAGGTGATATTGGCAGACCCAATCGCCCGATATTAAAAGACCCACAATCAATGCCTGAATTAGATTATCTTATTATGGAATCAACTTACGGAGGAGAACAACACAAAGAACTTCCGGATGATGAAGAACGATTCCATGATATAATTCATCAGACATGCGTAGAAAACAAAGGGAAACTTATTATTCCTGCATTTAGTGTTGGCAGGACTCAAGAATTGGTATACTTATTAGACAGGCTTGAGAATTCAGGTAAATTGCCCAAAATTCCTGTATATGTTGATAGCCCTTTAGCAATAAACGCTACTGATATCTTCAGACTTAATCCTCAATGTTACGATAAAGAACTGGTGGAATATATGCAGACAGATCCCAATCCGTTTGGATTTAATAACTTGCATTATACACGGCAAGTTGATGATAGTAAAGCGATCAATGACCTACAGGGGCCTGCGATAATAATAAGTGCAAGCGGTATGGTTACCGCAGGGAGAATCCTTCACCACATTTATAACCACTGTGAAAACCCGAGAAACACCATATTAATGGTTGGCTTTTGCGCCCCATATACTTTAGGAGAAAAAATCCGATCAAAACCTGAGACAATTAAATTATTTGGTCGTGAACTTAAACTTAAAGCAAGGGTGGAAATTATGGATTCATTTAGTGCTCATGCGGACGAAAATGAAATGGTGGCTTTTCTCTCAAATCAGGATAAGAATAAATTGAAAAATATATTTTTGATCCATGGAGAAGAAAACCGACAGGAGGCCTTTAAAAAACGACTTGAGGAGGAGGGATATTCAAATGTGATTATACCTGAACTTACTGAGAGTGTCAGATTGAATTAGACGTTGATTAATGAAGAAATACACTATTTTTAAATCTCTTGAAGCGATGGACAATTCTTTTCCTTTGGGAGAAAGGAAGCTGATCAAAGCAGGAGATAAGATTATACTACTTATCAGGCATTCTGAAAAAAAATTACTTGCCTCAGAACCCACTTGCCCGCATAATAATAAAAAACTTGTTGAAGCTCCAATTACAAATGATCAGCATCTGGTATGCCCCATGCATGGTTATCGATTTGATATCAATACCGGAGAAGAAGAAAAACACAGGTGTAGAAATCTGATATTCTATGAAACTCAAATTACTGATAACGGCGTTTTTTTGTATTGCTAATTTGCTTCATGCACAAAACGGGAAGCTTAAATCCATCTACCAGGATGAAGAAACTCCGCTATCAATTGCAGTTTCTGACGACAAGGTCTTTCTAATATCCTCACAGGAAAATGATCAGTTTTTTTTATCCGTGTACTCTAATGACGGAACCAGGTTATCTTTTGACAAACTTGAAATCACATCAAATCAGTCTTTGATTTCTTTTACGGTGGTTAACGATTATGCTGCTGCATTGTATTTCAATTCAGCGAATAATTCCTATAAGTTATTTACTAAGGGCAAAAAACCTCAGAGCCAGGTCACACACATTAGTAATGTGTCTTTTCCGGAAGGATTTAAACCGGAAAAAATATACTTCGACGGAAATAAAGTTTTTAGCACCGGCAATTATATTGGCAGAATATTCGTCACCCGGCTTGAAAACTCCTCTTTTATATTTAGTAAGCTTTTGATAAATGATCAGAACAAGTTGGTCAAAGCGCTGGCTAAAAATGGAAAACTGATTTTCATTATTCATTCCTATATAGACGATGAACTTAAAATATATTCGTCTTATTCTTTAATAGAGCCAGCCAGAACATTAAAAGTTAATGAAGATACTCAGGTTGAGGATCTGCATTTCTCACAAAATCTAAATTATGCTGCAGAATTATTTTTGAATAAGATAAATCTGTATTCAAAATCTAAAACAATAAGCTATGATTTACCAGGTGATTTTCTGCTCACTGCAATTTATGAGACTACGGATGGTGTAAGCGTGGTAGTTGATAAATATCAAAACAGGTATAAGACCAAAGCAGTCTATGAAAAGGTAAAAAGAAATAATAAGTATGAATATACAACAGTAGAAAAGGAAGTCTTTGACAAGAGGGATTATACAGAAAAGATGATTCTCAATTTCAGGAAAGGAAAAATAGAGGAGATAATTGTATCTACCGGGTTCACGGTGGAAGATAAATCTGTTCCTGCGAATAAGTTCTCTGTTGATGGAAACTCAATTACTAACACTTCTTTTTACAATTCATCAGGTATTAGTATCCAGTTTGATTTTAATGACAACAGATTAATTAGTAATAGCAGAATCACTCATGATGGATTAAAAAAGTACAATGGCCTTGAAGCGGTCCCGACAATTTCGGGATGGTTTGTGATGGGAACTCAGTATTTATATCAGCAGAATAACAAGAAGGTTTATAACATATCTTTTTATTCAAACTAAAACCTATTAAATCGGCCCGGTTAAAACCAAACAAACTTATTATTCATTAAATTACATCCGATTTTGAAACTCAATAAATAGAAAACCACAATGGATGTTCGTATAGAAAAAGATACTATGGGGCAGGTAGAAGTTCCTGCTGACAAATACTGGGGAGCCCAGACCCAGCGTTCACTAATGAATTTCAAAATAGGTGGAGAGCCGATGAAGATGCCTATGGAAGTAATCCGGGCATTTGCTGTACTTAAAAAAGCAGCTGCATTGACGAATGCTGAGCTTGGAGTGCTTGATCAGGAAAAAGCTGAAACCATTAAAGCCGTATGCGAAGAAATATCTGAAGGAAAGCACGATGATCAGTTTCCTTTAAAAGTCTGGCAGACAGGTTCTGGTACTCAGAGTAATATGAACTCAAACGAAGTTATCGCAAACAGAGGCCATGTTTTAAAAGGAGGATCATTAACAGATGATAAAAAGTTTTTACATCCAAATGATGATGTAAACAAGTCCCAGTCAAGCAACGATACCTTCCCGACAGCAATGCATATCGCTGCATATAGTTTTTTGGTAAAAGAGACTATTCCAAAAGTTAAAAAACTAAGAGATACTTTAGATAAAAAAGCGAAAGATTTTAATGATGTTGTTAAGATCGGCCGTACGCACTTTATGGATGCAACTCCTCTTACCTTAGGCATGGAGTTCAGTGGGTATGTTTCCCAGCTTGATCACGGATTAAAAGCGTTGGAAAATTCATTTGATCACTTGAGCGAGCTGGCTCTAGGTGGTACAGCGGTGGGTACCGGATTGAACACACCAAAAGGGTATGCAGATCTTGTAGCTAAAAAAATTGCAGAGATCACAGATCTACCATTCGTTAGCGCAGAAAATAAATTTGAAGCTCTTGCTGCCCATGATGCAATGGTTGAAACTAGCGGCGCTCTAAGACAATTGGCAGTAAGTTTAATGAAAATCGGAAATGATATCCGTATGCTGGCAAGTGGTCCGAGATCAGGAATTGGTGAAATCTTAATTCCGGAAAACGAACCAGGATCTTCAATTATGCCTGGAAAAGTTAACCCAACACAATGTGAGGCCTTAACGATGGTTTGTGCCCAGGTGATTGGCCTGGATAATGCATGTGCAGTTGGCGGCATGAACGGTCATTTTGAATTAAATGTTTTCAAGCCAATGATGATCTATAATGTGCTGACTTCAGCAAGATTAATTGGTGATGCATGTGAATCATTTAATGATAATTGTGCTGTAGGAATTGAGCCTAACCAAGAAGTGATTAAGGATAAACTTGAAAAATCATTGATGCTTGTTACAGCACTCAATACTCATATAGGTTATGAAAACGCTGCTAAAATTGCTAAAAAGGCCTATAAAGAAGGTACTACTCTGAAAGAAGCAGCTGTTGAACTTGAACTTTTAACAGAGGAACAATTTGACGAATGGGTAAAACCAGAAGATATGGTCGGTAGTCTGAAATAATTTACCGGTCATTAATATTTAAAAAGAGTATATAAAACGCCTCATAATACCAGAGGCGTTTTTATTATAAACATTATTACTTAATTTCGTGACAATTGCATTTTTTGCACAAATATTCTTCTATTTTATCAAAAAGTGCTATATTGTCTCAAATACCGGGTTGATAAATTTTTTATTATGAATAGAAATCTAGTCGTTTTATTAGTTATGGTTATCGGATTATCATTAGCACCGATGGAAAGCCATGCACAGCTCTCTAAGAAGGAAAGAAAAGAGTGGAAAAAGAAAAAGAAGTCCATGTCTGAAGAAGCATTCAAGCAGATGGTGGATGAAAATAAAGCATTAAAAGCACAGGTAAGCAGTCTAAACAACCAGCTTTCGGCGATGGAACCACAGTTAAATGAAAAGGATAACACCATTGCTAAATTGGAAAAGCAATTAAGACAAGCTCAGGCAGAAGTTACTGCTGCTCAAAGAGCTCTTGAAGAAGCTGCAGCCGGTGGAGGGCAACAACAATCTGCAGGATCCGGTTATTCAATGGATGAAAGCGGAGTACTTTTCAAAGTGCAGGTTGGTGCTTTTAAGGATAAAGACCTTAGCAAATATTTCGAAAACCACCCTAATTTCGGTGGTGAAACTGAAGATGGCCTTCAAAAAATTACTTTAGGTCAATTCCGCGATTACTGGGAAGCAGATACTTTTAAAAAGTATTTAAGAGAAATGGGCGTTAAAGACGCCTGGATCGTTGCTTACAAAGACGGAAACAGAGTTCCTTTAAAGGACGTTCTGGAAGGAGTTATCTAAAAAAAGACATAATTAATTAGAAAGCCGGTTCATAAACGAATCGGCTTTTTTTATTCTGGTTTTCCCAGAAGGTAAATAGTCTTACCGAAGGTGAATTTAAGCTTTCCTGCCGTCCAGCTCATACCGGTTATATTCCTGGTTATTTTCTTTAGATGTCTGACACTATAGAGTCTTAAAACCGAGAAAATTCCGTCAAAACAAGTAACAAGCGGTACAATCGGAATGATGTATGAAAAAACATATCTTGAAATTCTCAAGGGTCGTACGAAAAGTGTAAAGACAGGAGCCAAAATCAAGGTCACTAAGATGTTTATGAATATTTGTAATATACTTTTATCCAATGGCTCAACCATCAGAATAAAATGGCCCTGATCACTTAATCTTTTTAAAAGTTTTTTAGCATCTTCTTCCTCCAGGTGGTGAAACATATTAAAAATAGTCACCAGGGTTTTTTTCCCTTCGGGTATTTCTTCAATGGCTTTCAAAGCAGATAGTGACCT encodes the following:
- a CDS encoding MBL fold metallo-hydrolase; translation: MIEIKFCGAAKTVTGSAHLITIDNETKVLLECGLYQGSDPTFKEFNEDWQFDPESIDLVILSHAHIDHSGRIPKLYKDGYKGNVICTHATRDLCSIMLLDTAHINQREVERKRKRGQNVEPLYTSEDVYECLDDFISYPFNKWIDIHPKIKLLFRDAGHILGSASVTLKITTSGEKRY
- a CDS encoding Ezrin/radixin/moesin family protein, with translation MNRNLVVLLVMVIGLSLAPMESHAQLSKKERKEWKKKKKSMSEEAFKQMVDENKALKAQVSSLNNQLSAMEPQLNEKDNTIAKLEKQLRQAQAEVTAAQRALEEAAAGGGQQQSAGSGYSMDESGVLFKVQVGAFKDKDLSKYFENHPNFGGETEDGLQKITLGQFRDYWEADTFKKYLREMGVKDAWIVAYKDGNRVPLKDVLEGVI
- the fumC gene encoding class II fumarate hydratase; the protein is MDVRIEKDTMGQVEVPADKYWGAQTQRSLMNFKIGGEPMKMPMEVIRAFAVLKKAAALTNAELGVLDQEKAETIKAVCEEISEGKHDDQFPLKVWQTGSGTQSNMNSNEVIANRGHVLKGGSLTDDKKFLHPNDDVNKSQSSNDTFPTAMHIAAYSFLVKETIPKVKKLRDTLDKKAKDFNDVVKIGRTHFMDATPLTLGMEFSGYVSQLDHGLKALENSFDHLSELALGGTAVGTGLNTPKGYADLVAKKIAEITDLPFVSAENKFEALAAHDAMVETSGALRQLAVSLMKIGNDIRMLASGPRSGIGEILIPENEPGSSIMPGKVNPTQCEALTMVCAQVIGLDNACAVGGMNGHFELNVFKPMMIYNVLTSARLIGDACESFNDNCAVGIEPNQEVIKDKLEKSLMLVTALNTHIGYENAAKIAKKAYKEGTTLKEAAVELELLTEEQFDEWVKPEDMVGSLK
- a CDS encoding Rieske (2Fe-2S) protein, which encodes MKKYTIFKSLEAMDNSFPLGERKLIKAGDKIILLIRHSEKKLLASEPTCPHNNKKLVEAPITNDQHLVCPMHGYRFDINTGEEEKHRCRNLIFYETQITDNGVFLYC
- a CDS encoding toxin-antitoxin system YwqK family antitoxin, whose amino-acid sequence is MRLFLTFCLTILSSFFIYSQEIISVDTLSGQGELIEGKKIGKWEYQSEDNNIVVKANYSDDGKRDKKWKVYANKRLRLAVNYENGIIQGKVIQYYSNGNIDVSIDYENDSINGTVVRYSPFGVPLVKSEYTNNVQNGSHEEYYQTGQLKLKGQFEDGEKTGEFLEYGPDGVLVAKVNYKEGQPHGESVFYYEDGVVKDERNYQNGVPAGAWNEYYPNGVLASEYHFKVGLKDSIYLEYFPAGSKRVEGMYELGSKTGTWNYYFENGKKYATGEYRNNYETGKWRYYYLSGGLEEEGKYVLGLRNGQWYSFYESGKLYSIGYYMNGNQDGLWGFFHENGKLMQEETWDDGLLVSVTDFFTASGDTLSTGNLKYGTGDVIEYSPKGNIAGKGRYESGLRTGPWIFYHSDGETIESQGNYEEGLKTGEWKFYFDNGILESEGEFEEDEKTGVWNYYNTSGRLLEKLNHSESNSNE
- a CDS encoding MBL fold metallo-hydrolase; translated protein: MPELDYLIMESTYGGEQHKELPDDEERFHDIIHQTCVENKGKLIIPAFSVGRTQELVYLLDRLENSGKLPKIPVYVDSPLAINATDIFRLNPQCYDKELVEYMQTDPNPFGFNNLHYTRQVDDSKAINDLQGPAIIISASGMVTAGRILHHIYNHCENPRNTILMVGFCAPYTLGEKIRSKPETIKLFGRELKLKARVEIMDSFSAHADENEMVAFLSNQDKNKLKNIFLIHGEENRQEAFKKRLEEEGYSNVIIPELTESVRLN
- a CDS encoding nucleoid-associated protein, which translates into the protein MFNLKNARLDRLAVHRVGSKTDPESLDLSKDEITPDEDILNLLKKFFLKPFSEERFFSFKHSTDISLNECYYYVKEVFADPEKFYDNSCKIASLLHSESRHPNIKTGELYVSYFDDVNFGENITEAIGIFKSESKDTYLKVYPKKSTYQVDAERG
- a CDS encoding nucleoid-associated protein encodes the protein MNINKLDKGCLIFNVEEEDGYRLLIIDKTNKGGEAQYWMDDFLQVKIHENNYYHTESYLDLCMNFVEEVFPEADKIDKIGMKQNASNYFKEKESFNVKEFEDEVMQQPEIIDAFNDYKSQYQETKQVKTYDEFDINKSAVKKSSKFIKSVLKLDKNFHIYVHGDRSKIERGYDEGKQLNYYTVYFEEEN